The following DNA comes from Neofelis nebulosa isolate mNeoNeb1 chromosome 3, mNeoNeb1.pri, whole genome shotgun sequence.
ACGAATGCAGGTCCATTGTCTGACCCTATCATTactggaaaaccatacctgggcagGATTTCTTCTAGGATCTTTTTGGCTACAATCTGCGCCGTTTCATTCTTGGTTGGAAAGGCTTCGGTCCATCCTGAAAAGGTATCTACAAAAACTAGCAAATActtatatccatattttcctggttttacctCAGTGAAATCTACTTCCCAATAGGTCCCCGGTCTGCTCCCTCTTTGTCTTACCCCTGTTGTCTGAGGATTGCTACTCGCATTGTTGAGTTGGCACACTGTACATTTAGTGACTACTTGATTGACCTTATCAGAGACGTTTCTGATTTTTAGTCCAGTCTGTCTCAGTAAGTCCAACATTCACTGGGAACCTAAGTGGGTGCTGCGATGGATCCGCTCTAGAACTTGCCATCCTTGTTTATCTGGGAGTATAATGCTGTTTTTAGAGTCTCTCCACCAGCCATCTTTGACTCGGGTCATAGGAAGTTTACTTATCCATTGAATGTCGCTTTATGAATACTCAGGGCTGGGGGGCAATTCCCGGGGTCCGGGGTCTGGCAGCTGTAGGATCAGCAATTATGCTGGGGGCCGAGTTATGTTTTTTGCAGTCTGATCGGCCAAATTGTTGTCCCGGGAAATTGGGTCGGTTGTCTTCTGGTGTCCTGGGCAATGCACAATCGCTAGCTTTTTGGGTTCCCATAAGGCTGCTAGCAGGGCtagaatctcttctttatttctgatgTCTTTCCCTTCAGCTGTGAGGAGCCCCCATTCTCTGTATATCACCCCATGTACATGAGCGGTGGCAAAGGCATATCGGCTATGAGTGTACACGGTTAGCTTGCGGTCTTTTCCTAACTTTAGGGCCTGGGTTAAGGCTATTAGCTCAGCCTTCTGAGCCGAGGTTCCGGGGGGTAGAGCTTCTGCCCACACCACCTTGTGACTCTGAAGTCACGGCTGCCCCCGCATACCTTTGTCCTTGGTGAACGAAGCTGCTTCCATCGGTAAACCAGATGGCGTCTGCGTCCGATAATGGCTGAGCCTGCAAGTCTTCCCAGACCCCATAAACTTGAGCCAGTATGTCGGCACAGTCATGAAGTGGGGTTCCCATGTCTGGGTCTGGCAGCAGTGATGCTGGGTTCAGGGCCGTTGGGGGGGTGAAGATGACCCTGAGGGGGTTCAACAGCAGTCCCTCGTAATGAGTGAGTCGGGCATTGCTCAGTCATCGGTCAGGCGGCTGCTTGAGGATGCCCTCGATGGCATGCGGGGTGGTGACTTGTAGCTCTTGGCCCATGGTTGGCTTATCAGCGTCCTTTACCATTAGGGCAGTGGCTGCAATCATCTGGAGACAGGGTGGCCATCCGGCGGCCACTGGATCTAGCTTTTTAGACAGATAGGCTACTGGCCTGCACCAAGGGCCCAAATGCTGAGTTAGCACCGCCTTAGCTATGCTTCGGTTTTCATCTACATATAGGTGGAAGGGTTGGAGACATCGGGGAGTCCCAGGGCAGGTGCTGATAGCAGAGTAGTTTTAATTTGTTGGAAGGCCTGTTCAGCTTCTTCTGTCCAACTAAAGGGCTGTTGATCTTTTGTTGCCTGGTATAAAGGTTTTGCTAATTCAGCAAACCCTGGTATCCATAGTCTGCAGAACCCAGCCGACCCTAGGAATTCCCTCACCTGTCGTGGTGTCTGCGGTCTGGGAATATGAAGGACAGTCTCCTCCCAGGCATCCATTAGCCAGCGTTGCCCCCCTCTCAGTAAGTAACCCAGGTAAGTTACCTCTGACTTGCAGCTCTGAGCCTTCTTTGCTGAGGCGCGGTAGCCTAAGGTTCCCAGAGTTCGCAGGAGACCTTCGGTTCCCTGGATGCAGGTTTCGGGTGTCTCGGCAGCTATTAAGAGATCATCAACGTACTGTAGGAGAGTTATATTAGGGTGTTATTGTCTGTACTCAAATCTTCGTGTAGAGCCTCGTCGAACAGGGTCAGAGAGTTCTTGAATCCTTGTGGCAGTCTGGTCCAAGTGAGCTAGCCATTTATGCCCCTGTCTGGATCTGTCCACTCGAATGCAAATAGCTCTTGACTTTTAGGCACTAGTGGTAGGCAgaaaaaagcatcttttagaTCCAGAACAGTATACCATTGTTTTTCTGGGCTGAGGGCGCTCAGGAGAGTATAGGGGTTAGGAACGGTTGGATGTATGTCCATCACCCGCTTATTGACTTCTCTCAGGTCCTGCACTGGTCTGTATTCCCCGCTGTTGGGTTTGCACATGGGCAGCAGGGGGGTATTCCATGCTGAGTGGCAGGTGCGTAGGACCCCGAAGTCAAGGAGGCGGCGGATGTGCGGTGTGATGCCATTTTTGGCTTCCGCGGGCATAGGGTATTGGCGCACGCGAACGGGGTCCGTCCCAGGCTTGACCTCTATAAATAGGGCTGGGTGATGTTTTGCTAACCCCATACCACCCGTTTCTGCCCACGCGTCTGGGAAGCGTTGAAGCCAGGGCTCGATGCCCTGGCCCAGAGGAGTGGGTTCCTGATGGAGCCTATATTCATCTTCTAGTTTCACAGTGAGTACAGATATGGGTTGGTTGTAGAAGTCAGTCACTGTGGGTCCCCCCGGTTGGAAATGAATTTGAGCCCCCATTTTGGTAAGCAAATCCCTCCCcaacagggggcaggggctgtcgGGAATGACCAGGAAGGAGTGGGTTACCTTCCCAGTTCCTAAGTCCACAGTCCTCTGAGTTGTCCTGGGGTACTTCTTTATTCCAGTGGCCCCTTATACCCAGGATGAGTTTTCAGATACTTTTCCATGGGGCTTGACCAGAACTGAGTGCTGTGCCCTGGTATCAACTAGGAACTGGACCggggtcccctccacttgcaACGTTACCCTAGATTTGGGGAGGGGATCTGAACCCCATCCTGCCTATTCTGTATCTTGGGTAAGCAGTATGGGGGCTATTTTAGGTTGCCATTGCTCTTGGCTGGGGCGGGATTGTTTCTTCTTGGGGCATTCTCGTAtccaatggcctttttctttACAATAGGCGCATTGATCTTTATCTAAGTGCCGCCCGGGAGGGCGTATTGTTTGAATGCCTTCTGGGGGTGGCTGTTCTTTCTGGACTATAGCGGCCAGGACTttagtcattttctctgtggctttgatctgtctctcttctggGGCGTCCCTGTTGTTGTAGACCCGTTGTGCTATACGGAGCAGATCCTGGATCTGTTTACCTTCTAAATCCTCTAGactttggagtttttttttttttttaaatgtcaggagCTGCTTGATTTACAAAGGACATAACGACAGCAGCCTGGTTCTCAGGGacttctggatccatgggggtaaaCTGCCTAAAGGCTTCCATTAATCTCTCTAAGTAAGCAGCTGGACTCTGCCTTTTCCTGTACGACTGAATATACCTTAGCCAAATTGGTGGGCTTGCGAGCTGCAGCCCGGAGACCCGCCATCAGAGTCTGGCGATAAATGAGTAGCCTTCCcctaccttctgccgtgttgtaGTCCCATTGGTCCTGTGGAGGTCTGGTTAGGGGGAAAGCCGCATTAATGAGGTCAGGGTTAGATGTCAGCCGACCGTCGTCTCCGGGAACCAGCTTTCTTGCTTCTAATTGGATCCTCTCTCGCTCCTCTGTGGTGAAGAGGATGCAGAGGAGCTGCTGACAGTCATCCCAGGTGGGCTGGTGGGTGAACATGACACTGTCTAAAAGAGCTATTAGATCTTTAGGGTTATCAGAGAATCGAGCATTCTGCGTTTTCCAGTTGTAAAGGTCACTAGTGGAAAAGGGCCAATACTGGAGTCGGGGGTTGCCTGTTTCATTGGGGGGTCCTATTTCCCGCAGGGGTAGGGCCACAGTGGAGTCGGAGAGGCGAGGGTTTGGCTCACGCTGGGTGTGCCTGCGGGTTCGGCCGGCTGGGCCCCCCGTGGTTGGTTTCGTTTTCAATGGGGCTCGGCGCAGCTGCTGCCTCCCGTCCCCCTGGTTCCGGCGCAGCTGCCGCTTCCCGTCTTCCCGGGTCTGGCGCAGCTGCCGCTTCCCATCCTCCCGGTTCCCCTAGGGGGGCAAGTAGCGGGGTGACTGGTGGGGCGGCTGCTGCGGGCAGTGCCTGGGGTGCgaggggagggggatgatagGGTGGAGGGTCTAGGGATAGTAGGTCCTATCGGGCAATATGGGATACAAGGGCGCGGCTGGCGTCCTTGATTTTGGGGGACCTGCAGGCTGCATGGCAAGGACCTTACACGTTCCCGAGGATAGGAAGGGGGCCAATCAAGGGGGTGGATTTTCCATTAAACTCTGCCATACAAGAATGTAGGGAATTTGATCTGGGTGTCCCTCACGACCTGGtagaaaaatctttgatttcaccTTAGCAATTATAGGGAGGCAGAAAGTTCCTTCGGTTGGCTATCCAACGCCGAAGGTTGGCCATTCGGAGCGGCAGAGGGTTATTAATTTTCCCCGCCGGATGTCTAAACTCAAATTCTGTCCTCTGGTTTTAACATCCCTGAAGTTAGCAacgaggagagaaagaggagtgctTTGAGATTGACCCATCTGTAtcctggaggtggaggaaaggattaaaaggagaaacaataaAGTTATGAGGATTtctggctgggccaggccaggtcacctgtgaaagagaaggagtttaacacttaaaaattatagaatagagaacacaacACTTAGATCGCTAGCGCGTTTCGGGTGTTTGCCACCTGAACAGAAAAATTCCGATGGGCCCAAAAAGGTGCCCCAGACGGGTGCCAGTGGACGTCTCCTACTGGACCTGACCGACTGCCCTATAGCGCGTCCGCCAGGGCCGTGTCAGTCACCGATACAGATCCCGCGCAGGAGagccagacaaacaaaaacaaaaccggtgacgctaagaggccccgagtaaggatcttacagcttcttttatagaccagcacaaacaagttagggaccttttttagaggttacagagctgttgttggttaacatttaaatttgaacgctcagcagaacttgattggttcccgcctttattttaaaccattcagcagaacttgattggttcccgcc
Coding sequences within:
- the LOC131506283 gene encoding uncharacterized protein LOC131506283 produces the protein MNNVRTTAHPIEDSMAKNLTEEKRLPFGFEFYGNREDGKRQLRQTREDGKRQLRRNQGDGRQQLRRAPLKTKPTTGGPAGRTRRHTQREPNPRLSDSTVALPLREIGPPNETGNPRLQYWPFSTSDLYNWKTQNARFSDNPKDLIALLDSVMFTHQPTWDDCQQLLCILFTTEERERIQLEARKLVPGDDALQRVHEDVWPKLKELYETGPPPIPHEFRPGDWVLVKRHQQGTLEPRWKGPFQVILTTPTAIKIDRIATWIHFAHVKLVDPFSDLIGPSKTTWIVDQTKDNPLKLTLCHQRTEL